In Trueperella pecoris, the DNA window TGGTTGGAGAAGATCGACTTCGCTACGCCCACCGGGTTGCCATCGACGTTCGCGGCGGCAAGTCCCACAGCTTCGGGGTTGACCGCGCCGAGGACGACGCTGATGAGGATCGCACCCACGCCGATGCCGCCAAGGAAAGCGACGGGGCGCTGGCCCTTGAGCGTCTCGTGCGTCGAATCGGCCGAATCGACGCCGATGAGCATGAGGACGAAGAGGAACATCATGAGGATCGCGCCCGTGTAGACCACGACCTGTGCGACGCCCATGAAGGGGGCCTCGAGTGCGGTGTAGAGGATGGCTAGGCCCACCATGATGAAGATGACGGACACGACCGAGTATACGGCCTTGCGCGCGATGAGCAGTCCGAACACGGCGAGAGCCACCATGGCAAGGGCAGCTAGGCCGAAGATGATGGTCTCACCAAGGGAGATATCTAGAGGCTCAAATGGCATCATTTCTCGCCCTCAGCTTTCTGGGAGGCACGCGCGCCCTCGAGCGACGGATCGTCGGGGCGGTGCTCGGCTACCCAATCGATCTGTGCCTGGGTCGGGCCGGTGACGTTGCCCTGGTAGTAGTCGGCGTCGGTGGTTCCCTCCACCATCGGGTGCGGCGGGTTAAGCATTCCTTGCGCGAGCGGAACGAGGAGCTGATGCTTTTCGTAGATCATTTCCTCGCGCGTGGGTGCCGTGATCTCGTACTCGTTCGACATGGTCAGTGCGCGGGTCGGGCATGCCTGGATGCAGTACGCGCAGAAGATGCATCGAAGGTAGTTGACCTGATATACGCGCCCGTAGCGCTCGCCCGGGGAGTACTGTGCTCCCGGCGAGTTTGGCGCGGCCTCGACGTAGATGGCGTCCGCGGGGCATGCCCACGCACACAGCTCGCAGCCGATGCATTTCTCGAGCCCGTCGGCGTAGCGGTTGAGCTTGTGCAGGCCGTGATAGCGCGGGCGGGTGGGAACCTTCTTGTAGGGGTATTCCTCGGTGACCGTAGGACGGAAGATCGTCGAGAAGGTCACGCCAAAGCCGGCAACCGGCGAGAAGAAGGAGCCGATGGGGCCCTTCTTCGTCGGGCTATAAAGCGAAGGATCCGGTTGTTCGAAGAGTGGATTGTTATCTGACATTAGGCCTCCTCAAGAGTCTTCGTGTCGATCGACGAGCGATTGCGGGCTCGCGGCGAGGGCGGCAGGTGCTGGCCGGGAAGCGGCGGAACCGGGTAGCCGTTCTCGAAGCCATCGAACTCCTTGTGCTGGCGCTCTTCGATGATGTCCTGCTGGCTCTTCTTGATGGTGTCATCGCCAAACGCCAAAATGAGCAGGATGAGCGAGTAACCGATGGAGAGGATGACCAGGACGAGGGTCATGTTGATGGCGATGACCATGTTGATGCCGACCACGAACATGACGATGGTCAGCCAGCCAAGCGCCGCCGGGATGAGGCCCTTCCAGCCCAGGTGCATGAACTGGTCGTAGCGGAAGCGAAGGAGCGTTCCGCGGACCCAGACGAAGATGCCCATGAAGATCCACATCTTTGTGACGAAAACGAGGACCGGGAACCATCCGGTATTCGGATCGCCGCCCCACAGGCCAAACAGCGAGGTCAGGATCGGGCCGGACCGGTAGCCGCCGAAGAAAAGGGTGGTGGCCAACATCGACATGTTGAGCATGTTGACGTATTCGGCCAGGTAGTACCAGCCGAACTTCATCGATGAGTACTCCAAGTGCGGGCCGGCAACGATTTCGCCTTCGGCCTCCGGCAAGTCGAAGGGCAGGCGGTTGGTGCCACCGAACATGGTCACGAAGAAGATCATGAAGGCCGGCATGAGCAGGATGACGTTCCACAGGTCCGTCTGCGCGTTAACAATGCCAGAGGTGGACATCGTCGCAGCCGTGATGAAGATCGTCACGAGGGACAGGCCTTGGGCCAGCTCGTAGGAGATCATCTGCGTGGCGGCGCGAACCGAACCGTAGAGCGGGAGAGTCGACTTCGCTGACCACCCGCCTAGCACCATTCCGTATTCGCCCAGGGCGGCGGCCGCCAGAACGAACAGCATCGCCACGGGAGAGTCGGCAAGCTGGATCGGGGTGTAGATGCCGAACATGGACACGTTCGGTCCGACCGGGATAACCGCCATGGCCAGGAAGGAACACAGCGCCGCGATGGCGGGAGCGATCGCGTAGATGACCTTGTCTGCCCCGGCCAGCCAGAAGTCCTCCTTGAGGATCAGCTTGATCGCGTCCGGGAAGGACTGGCCAAGGCCCAGCGGGCCGACGGTGTTCGGGCCGAGTCGGTTCTGCATACGGGCGATGAGCCTGCGTTCAAACCAGAGTGCGAAGATCACGGAGAAGATGAGGAACACAACGATGGCAATCGCCTTGATCACCCAGATCCACCACGTGTCTTGCGAGAAGTCTGCCGCGACTCCCCCGACGTTAAAAATCACCGGATTCACTTTGTTACCTCCTGATGCCGACGACGTCGCCTGGGCGGCAACCAATCGAAGCGATCTGGCTACCGAGGGAATTCTGCGGAACCCACACGACGGCGTCGGGCATCGCCACGATCGCGACGTCGTAGGTCAGTGAGCCGTCCGGTCCGCTCAGCGTCACGGTGTCCGTGATGCCGGCGCTGGCGGCTGTGTTGGCGCTCATGACGGCGACGGGCTTGCGTGCCGTCTTGGCCAGATAGGGCTCTCCAGACAGGAGCGCGCCGGCGTCGATCATCTGCTTCCACGAAGCGAGGACGACCTGTCCGGCGCCCACGGTCGGAGCCGGGGCCGGGGCAAGGTTGGGCAGCTCGGCGCGCGCGCCGTCCCACCGGCGAAGCTCGGCCATTTCCTCGACGGCGTCCTTGAGCGTGTCGAGCCCAAGCTCAACGCCCATCTCGGCGGCGAGCTCGCTGAGGACGCGGCGGTCGGAGAGGTTCTTGGAGACGATCGTCTGCCCGAAGGGGCGCAGGCGGCCCTCCCAGTTGACGAACGTGCCGCCCTTTTCGGCAGGAGGAGCGACAGGGAGGACGACGTCGGCGAGTTCGGTCGCCGACGTCTCACGCACCTCGAGCTGAACCACGAAGACGTTGCGAAGGGCCTCGGCCGCACCCGCGGGAAGGTCCGACAGCTCGACGCCGCCAAGTAGCACCGCTCCGATTTCCCCGGCAGCCGCGGCTGCGAGGATCTCGTCCGTGCGCCGGCCGATGGTCTCCGGCAACGAGGGCACGCCCCAAACGGCGGCCACATCGATGCGCGCACCGGCATCGGCCACCTGGCGTCCGCCGGGAAGCAGGTTTGGCATGACGCCGGCGTCGACGGCGCCGCGGTCGCCCGCACGGCGAGGAACCCACGCGAGGCGGGCGCCCGTGCGCTGGGCGAGGCGAACGGCCGCCGAGAGCGCGCCAGGCGTATCGGCCGTACGCTCGCCGACGAGAATGACGGAGCCGTCCTTGCTCAGGTCGTCGAAGACGTCGCCGAAGCCGTTGGCGTTGCCCGCGTAGACGGCGTCGAGAACCTCAGCCTCAGTACCGGGAACAGCCGGCAAGAAGCGAGCCTTCATCTTCGAGGTACCCAGCGTCTTGTAGGCGGAAATGACGGTGACGGAGGTGGACTTGGCGAGGGCTCCCTTGCGCAGGCGAAGGAAGACCGAACCGATCTCGTCCTCGGCCTCAAGCCCGACCGTCAACACGTGGCCCGCGTGCTCGATATCGGCATAGGTGACGCCAAGCTCCGAGCCAGCCACGTGGGCCGCGAGGAACTGATCCTCCTCCGCGCTACCCGGGCGGGTGCGGAAATCGATGTCGTTTGTGCCGAGCACCACGCGGGCGAACTTCGTATACGCGTAGGCATCCTCAAGGGTGAGGCGGCCACCGGTGATCACGCCGATGCCCTTGCCCTTTGCTGCGGCCAGCCCCTCAGCTGCGGCCTCGAGGGCCTCGAACCAGGAGGTCGGCCCCTGAGGCTGGGCGGCGATACGCGGATAGGTCAAGCGATCCGGGCCGGTCTGCCAACGGAATGCGAAACGATCCTTATCGGTGATCCACGATTCGTTGACGTCCATGTCCTCCTGAGCCAAGCGGCGAACCACGGTGCCGCGGCGGTAGTCGACGCGGATGGCCGAACCGGAGGCGTCGTGCTCGGTGATCGAGGGAACGGAGACAAGATCGAAGGGACGTGCGCGGAAGCGGTAGGAGGTCGAGGTCAACGCGCCCACCGGGCAGATCTGAATCACGTTGCCGGAGAAGTAGGAAGAGAACGGCTTGCCCGTCACGTCCATCTCCGACGCCTCGACCGGGCCCGCGGAGAAGCCGAGCTCGCGTCCGACGGCACCATCCGGGCCGGCGTAGGAATTCTCGACGACCGGAGCGTGCGAACCGTCGGCGTCGGAGAAGTCCAGCACCGAGGCGTCAAAGTTTCCGATCTGGGAACCGTGCAGACCATGTACCTCGCGCCCCGCCGAGCCGCCGCCGCGCCCCTGGAGCTGGATGAAGGCGTCGCCGGCGATCTGGGTGGAGAAGCGCGTGCAACGCTGGCACAGGATGCAGCGGTCGCGATCGAGGAGGATCTGTGGGGAAACCGAGATCGGCTTCGGGTAGGTGCGCTTGATGTCGACGAAACGGGACTGCACTCGGCCATCCGACATGGCCTGGTTCTGCAACGGGCACTCACCGCCCTTGTCGCAGACCGGGCAGTCCATCGGGTGGTTGATCAGCAGAAATTCCATCACGCCGTGCTGAGCCTTCTGGGCCACCTGCGACGTGGCGGCCGTGTAGACCTCCATGTTCGGGGAGACCGTCACGGCGCAGGCCGGCTGAGGCTTAGGCATCTTGGACACGACGCCGTCTCGGTTCGGCGAGGCGACCTCGACCAGGCACTGGCGGCACGCAGCGGCCGGCGCCAGGAGCGGGTGATCGCAGAAGCGCGGAATGTGGACACCAATCTTCTCGGCGGCGCGAATGATCAGCGTGCCCTTGGGGACGGAGACCTCCTTACCGTCCACCTTGATGGTGATGAGATCGGCGGGTGCGTTCTTGGTTGTCATTGAACACCTACTTCGCGAAACAGTACGGATTTCTCCGCCGGGAAGAGCTCGGCTGCCGGCGTCGTGTAGCCAGCCTCGAACTCGGAACGGAACAGATCGATCGCGGAACGAATGGGGGTGGCAGCGGCGTCGCCGAGTGCGCAGAACGAGCGGCCGAAAATGTTGTCGGCAATTTCGTAAAGCAGGTCGATATCGCCGTCGCGGGCGCGGCCTTCCTCGAAACGGTGCATGAGCTGGCGCATCCAGTAGGTGCCCTCGCGGCACGGGGTGCACTTGCCACAGGACTCGTGCTGGTAGAAGTCCGTCCAACGGGAGACGACGCGCACCACAGAGACCGTCTCATCAAAGACCTGGATCGCACGGGTGGCGAGCATGGAGCCGGAGGCCGCGACCTCGTCGTAGCCGAGCGGCACGTCAAGCTGCTCGGGCGTACACAGCGGCGCGGACGAACCGCCCACCGCGTAGAACTTCAGCTCGTGGCCCTCGCGAATGCCGCCGGCCATCTCGAGCAGCTCGCGCATCGTAATGCCGAAGGGAGCCTCGAACTGGCCCGGATTCTTCACGTGCCCGGAAACGGAGAAAATGCCATGGCCGCGCGAGTTCTTCGTCTGCGCTCCCATGGCCTGGAACCATTCGGCTCCGTTGTTGATGATCCCGGGAACCGAAGCGATGGACTCGACGTTGTTGACCACCGTCGGACGGGCATAGAGGCCCTCGACAGCGGGGAACGGGGGCTTGAGGCGCGGCTGGCCGCGGAAACCCTCGAGCGAATCGAGAAGCGCGGTCTCTTCGCCACAAATGTAGGCTCCGGCGCCGGCGTGAACCGTGATGTCAAGATCGTAATCGCCGTTGGGGCCGAGGCCCTTGCCGAGCAGGCCCGCCTCGCGAGCCTCGCGAACAGCCGCCAGCAGGCGCCGGTAGACGTGAACAACCTCGCCGCGCAGGTAAATGAATCCGTGGTGGCCGCCGATGGCGAGCATGCAGATCATCATGCCCTCGACGAGCAGGTGCGGATTGGCCATGAGGAACGGAATGTCCTTGCAGGTGCCGGGCTCGGATTCGTCGGCGTTGACCACGAGGTAGCGTGGACCGCCGTCCGGAGCGGGCAGGAAGGACCACTTCAGTCCGGTCGGGAAGCCAGCGCCTCCACGCCCGCGAAGGCCCGATTCCTTGATCACGTTCGTGATCGCACCGTCTTCCTTGGCCATCTCCCAGGCCTTCTCAATGGCCTTGTATCCCCCGCCCGCGCGGTAGGCATCGAGCGTCCAAGAACGCTCCTTATCCCACATGTCACTCAGGACGGGCGACAGGATACCGGGTGCAGAAAACTCGGTCACTTCATCTCCTCCCCGGTCGGCGCGGGCGCGCTCCAGCCGTTCTCGCGGGCGATCTTCAGGCCGCGCAGCGAGGCCTCGCCCGCCGATGGCCCCTCGTCGACGTGGCCGTCTTCGAATCCGGCCAGCACGCGCGAGATTTCCTTGAAAGTATGCACCTTCGCCGCGCCGCGGGTCGGGTGGATGTCCTTGCCGGCACGGATGTCGTCAACAATCTGTTTGGCCGACGCCGGGGTCTGGTTGTCAAAGAACTCCCAGTTGACCATAACGACGGGCGCGTAGTCGCAACCCGCGTTGCACTCGAGTTGCTCGAGAGTGATCTTGCCGTCCTCGGTGGTCTGATCGTGGCCGACGCCGACGTAGGCGGACAGCTCCTCCCAGATCGCGTCCCCGCCCATGACGGCGCACAGCGCATTCGTGCACACGCCCACGTTGTATTCGCCATTGGGGTGGCGGCGATACTGCGAGTAGAAGGTCGCCACCGCGGAGACCTGTGCACGCGTCAGGTCGAGGATGTCGGCCACCAGCGTGATGCCACGCGGGGAGCAGAAACCATCCTCGGATTGAATGAGATGCAGCAGCGGCATGATGGCCGATCGCTGCTCGGGGTAGCGTGCGACTACCTCGGCGGCGTCGGCGCGCAGGCGTGCCTCAACTTCTGGCGTGTAGTTCGTTGCCATTAGCGGTCTACTCCTCCCATCACGGGGTCGACTGCGGCCAGCGCGATGATGAGGTCGGCCAGGAGGCCGCCTTCAGCCATCAGCGCGAGCGACTGGAGGTTGTTGAAGCCCGGATCGCGGAAGTGCGCACGGTAGGGGCGCGTGCCGCCGTCGGAAACCAGGTGGACGCCCATGACGCCCTTTGCGTGCTCGACCAGGGAATAGGCCTGTCCGGCCGGGACGCGGAAGCCCTCCGTGACCAGCTTGAAGTGATGGATGAGGGACTCCATCGATTCGGTCATGATGTGACGAACGTGCTCGGGGCTGGTGCCCTGGCCGTCGGATAGAATGGAAAGCTGAGCGGGCCATGCGATCTTCTTGTCGTCGATCATGACGGGTGCGCCGGCGGTCTTCTCCAGCTCGTCAAGCACCTGGTAGATGATGCGAAGCGACTGGTAGCACTCTTCGAACTTGACCTTGATACGGTTGTAGGCGTCGCACTTTTCCGCAACGGGAACGTCGAACTCGTACTTTTCGTATCCACAGTAGGGCTGGGTCTTGCGAAGATCCCACGGCAGTCCGGCGGCGCGAATCGACGGGCCGGTCATCGACAACGCCATGAGAGCCGAGAGCGGAGAGACCGCGACGTCGACGTGGCGCTTAAGGAAGATCGGGTTGTCCATCGTCAGATCCTGCATCTCCGAGATGGTGTTGCGAACACCGGGGAGAAGCTCGCGGATGTAGTCGATGCCGCCCGCTGGTAGGTCCTCGAGGACGCCGCCGGGGCGGATGAACTCGTTGTTCATGCGAAGGCCCGTGATGTCTTCCATGATGCGCAAGAGGTCCTCACGCAGGCGGAAGGTCAGGGTCAGCATCGTGGTGGCACCAAGCTCGTTGCCGCCCGATCCGAT includes these proteins:
- the nuoI gene encoding NADH-quinone oxidoreductase subunit NuoI, whose protein sequence is MSDNNPLFEQPDPSLYSPTKKGPIGSFFSPVAGFGVTFSTIFRPTVTEEYPYKKVPTRPRYHGLHKLNRYADGLEKCIGCELCAWACPADAIYVEAAPNSPGAQYSPGERYGRVYQVNYLRCIFCAYCIQACPTRALTMSNEYEITAPTREEMIYEKHQLLVPLAQGMLNPPHPMVEGTTDADYYQGNVTGPTQAQIDWVAEHRPDDPSLEGARASQKAEGEK
- the nuoH gene encoding NADH-quinone oxidoreductase subunit NuoH, coding for MNPVIFNVGGVAADFSQDTWWIWVIKAIAIVVFLIFSVIFALWFERRLIARMQNRLGPNTVGPLGLGQSFPDAIKLILKEDFWLAGADKVIYAIAPAIAALCSFLAMAVIPVGPNVSMFGIYTPIQLADSPVAMLFVLAAAALGEYGMVLGGWSAKSTLPLYGSVRAATQMISYELAQGLSLVTIFITAATMSTSGIVNAQTDLWNVILLMPAFMIFFVTMFGGTNRLPFDLPEAEGEIVAGPHLEYSSMKFGWYYLAEYVNMLNMSMLATTLFFGGYRSGPILTSLFGLWGGDPNTGWFPVLVFVTKMWIFMGIFVWVRGTLLRFRYDQFMHLGWKGLIPAALGWLTIVMFVVGINMVIAINMTLVLVILSIGYSLILLILAFGDDTIKKSQQDIIEERQHKEFDGFENGYPVPPLPGQHLPPSPRARNRSSIDTKTLEEA
- a CDS encoding NADH-quinone oxidoreductase subunit G — its product is MTTKNAPADLITIKVDGKEVSVPKGTLIIRAAEKIGVHIPRFCDHPLLAPAAACRQCLVEVASPNRDGVVSKMPKPQPACAVTVSPNMEVYTAATSQVAQKAQHGVMEFLLINHPMDCPVCDKGGECPLQNQAMSDGRVQSRFVDIKRTYPKPISVSPQILLDRDRCILCQRCTRFSTQIAGDAFIQLQGRGGGSAGREVHGLHGSQIGNFDASVLDFSDADGSHAPVVENSYAGPDGAVGRELGFSAGPVEASEMDVTGKPFSSYFSGNVIQICPVGALTSTSYRFRARPFDLVSVPSITEHDASGSAIRVDYRRGTVVRRLAQEDMDVNESWITDKDRFAFRWQTGPDRLTYPRIAAQPQGPTSWFEALEAAAEGLAAAKGKGIGVITGGRLTLEDAYAYTKFARVVLGTNDIDFRTRPGSAEEDQFLAAHVAGSELGVTYADIEHAGHVLTVGLEAEDEIGSVFLRLRKGALAKSTSVTVISAYKTLGTSKMKARFLPAVPGTEAEVLDAVYAGNANGFGDVFDDLSKDGSVILVGERTADTPGALSAAVRLAQRTGARLAWVPRRAGDRGAVDAGVMPNLLPGGRQVADAGARIDVAAVWGVPSLPETIGRRTDEILAAAAAGEIGAVLLGGVELSDLPAGAAEALRNVFVVQLEVRETSATELADVVLPVAPPAEKGGTFVNWEGRLRPFGQTIVSKNLSDRRVLSELAAEMGVELGLDTLKDAVEEMAELRRWDGARAELPNLAPAPAPTVGAGQVVLASWKQMIDAGALLSGEPYLAKTARKPVAVMSANTAASAGITDTVTLSGPDGSLTYDVAIVAMPDAVVWVPQNSLGSQIASIGCRPGDVVGIRR
- the nuoF gene encoding NADH-quinone oxidoreductase subunit NuoF: MWDKERSWTLDAYRAGGGYKAIEKAWEMAKEDGAITNVIKESGLRGRGGAGFPTGLKWSFLPAPDGGPRYLVVNADESEPGTCKDIPFLMANPHLLVEGMMICMLAIGGHHGFIYLRGEVVHVYRRLLAAVREAREAGLLGKGLGPNGDYDLDITVHAGAGAYICGEETALLDSLEGFRGQPRLKPPFPAVEGLYARPTVVNNVESIASVPGIINNGAEWFQAMGAQTKNSRGHGIFSVSGHVKNPGQFEAPFGITMRELLEMAGGIREGHELKFYAVGGSSAPLCTPEQLDVPLGYDEVAASGSMLATRAIQVFDETVSVVRVVSRWTDFYQHESCGKCTPCREGTYWMRQLMHRFEEGRARDGDIDLLYEIADNIFGRSFCALGDAAATPIRSAIDLFRSEFEAGYTTPAAELFPAEKSVLFREVGVQ
- the nuoE gene encoding NADH-quinone oxidoreductase subunit NuoE, producing the protein MATNYTPEVEARLRADAAEVVARYPEQRSAIMPLLHLIQSEDGFCSPRGITLVADILDLTRAQVSAVATFYSQYRRHPNGEYNVGVCTNALCAVMGGDAIWEELSAYVGVGHDQTTEDGKITLEQLECNAGCDYAPVVMVNWEFFDNQTPASAKQIVDDIRAGKDIHPTRGAAKVHTFKEISRVLAGFEDGHVDEGPSAGEASLRGLKIARENGWSAPAPTGEEMK
- a CDS encoding NADH-quinone oxidoreductase subunit D, producing MTSSMPRATRAATDASMEDARIYEAVGGDWGDIAKDAEELGEEHIVVNLGPVHPSTHGVLRVQVELDGERVNEVRAATGFLHTGIEKNMEYRTWTQGVAFCTRMDYVAPIFQEVAYCMAVEKLLGIEDQIPERAQAIRVLLMELTRINSHIVGIGSGGNELGATTMLTLTFRLREDLLRIMEDITGLRMNNEFIRPGGVLEDLPAGGIDYIRELLPGVRNTISEMQDLTMDNPIFLKRHVDVAVSPLSALMALSMTGPSIRAAGLPWDLRKTQPYCGYEKYEFDVPVAEKCDAYNRIKVKFEECYQSLRIIYQVLDELEKTAGAPVMIDDKKIAWPAQLSILSDGQGTSPEHVRHIMTESMESLIHHFKLVTEGFRVPAGQAYSLVEHAKGVMGVHLVSDGGTRPYRAHFRDPGFNNLQSLALMAEGGLLADLIIALAAVDPVMGGVDR